AGAACACCCTCTGGATTTCTTCTTTTGGACTGTTgaggtactctctctctctctctctctctctctctctctctctctctctccggttCTAATAATTTTGGatccttcttctttatttttgtttttttttaaatattttactgtcCTTAGATGGCAGTTTGTAGAATATAAAATCACTTCCAAGTTTTTACAATAATGGGCATAGGTGGGTCGTAAATCATTTGGGCTTTATGTACTTAGGTTTTTTGGAGATATTTTATAACAGCTAGAATTTAGTAGTTGAATGGTATTGTGATATCTTTGGAAGCTATATGGAGATTACCTTTTATGCAATAGGGTTATCTAGGCTAGTTTTTTTAGTCTAGAtttctatattattttcttaaagtgTCACAGAAGTAATTATTATCATGAAGCttacatttcttataaaaaaaaaatgataataaagaagaagaagaagaagtaaggTTGCGTTTTGTATTGAGTTTTGTTAAAGTAGTAGATCAAGATTAGTTAATGTGttatatgtttctttttttcatttggaaAAAGGTAGGTGCATGTCGATCAATGGCTCCAGGAAGTTGTTTGGATAACATTTTTATGAGgtgttttttttctaaattttttgtaaaagctatttttgatcttttatttgttttcccaCAGAAAATTGGGCATGCAATGCTTAtatgaatttgtttttataaatagaatttttttgaCATCCAAAAGATGTTTagattaaattaaagaaaattttaaaaaggaatCTAGAAATTTGTGGAAACATATATAAGTTACCATGTGCATCCATCTCTTTCAGTATCATGGGATCGAATTGAGTGTCTCCTgggtaatgatgaaatgaatttATCATTTATCATGGGGCCATGAAAGCTATTGACCAACCTCATTGTGTGGATTTTGCAGTTTTTATCAGATTTATATGAACTTTAATTCCAAAATTTTTTGCTTTCATTAACTTTAATGGCTCCTTTTATGATGGATTTAtacacaaaattatatataaaagacaCCTAGGATTTATAACTCGAGTGATATTTCTTGTATGTTATGTCTATTGATGTTGGGTAAATATTGTTAGTCATTTACTTCATAGTATGCTAGCTTAATATTaaagttttatatatgatttaccttcattttttgttaatgttctcactacaagaaaaaacacctattgcagcgatttttatattgattttgCTTATTCTACAAGTCTAATAATAGAAAGAAGGTTGTGTTAATTTTGcctaaattaacaaaaataaactaagtTTTTGGTCCCTCAATACATAGTACGTTCTAATAGCTCTTGCCTTTATAAATTTTGAGCAATTCAAACCAAGCGACAAAAAGGACTATCCTTGAGAACTTGGATTATAAAGAAACTACATCCAAAATGAAGTATCTAGGAATTCAAACCTTCCTTTGGAAGGTCCAAGAAAGAAAGCTACCTTGAGcagttggaaaaaataaataacaagttaGAGGGATggaaataaaatctattatcaCAGGCAGGTAGAACGATGCTAATTCACACAATGGCAAGCACAATACCCACATACCAAATGTCGACACATCTTTTACTAAAATTTGTGTGTAAGTCGATAAATactagttttaaaaatttttggtaGAAAATAAAGAAGGATCAAAAGCACAAGCTCTATTCGAAATCCTGTAAATCAATCtgccaaccaaaaaaagaaggtgaattaggattaagactgaTGGAAAATATGAGTACTGCTCTACTATGAATGCTACCAACTACTCACTCCCCTATGCTCTGCCTTCAAATGCTTAGAAGATCTTCCTAGTTCTTATGCTCCCATAACTAACTTCTATTTTCCCAACGATATCAAACCATAAATGGTTTGATCATGAGCTTCACTAAACGGCTATTTTCTTTTCCATCTAAAGGTACCAACTTTCTTATAAGGGACTAACTCTGCTAGACTATCAATACTCATCACATTACCTTGGGACAATCCTTCACTCTAAGGCCCATGCATCTCTATCTAGTCCACGTGAGGCCCATCCACAAATCCTTCCCACCCTACTGAATTCAACAGCTGATTACTATCCATATTTAAAATCCCTAATTTTTCGTTTTCAGATTCCTTTCCATTTACCTCTTGTAACGGTTTTGATAAGGCAGGACATTCAATATTAACTCCATCCGTGTTTTCAGCCTAAAACTCAGCCAATTAAAAAGGATTCTCATCCCATCCTTGACTACCCTCCCTCGAATTATCAACATTAGCTATTCGATTGCCAGCCACTACAGAATCCACCATTACAAGAGGTTGCATCCTCTCCTTTTGATGATCATGTCTTCCTCTGTGAACTCCATTGTTAATAGTAGCATGTAACCAAGGACCATATAGGAGTATATCAGTATCATATGAATCCATCTCCCCTGACCATAATTCACAATCACAATGAACATGGTCCAGCATCCCACATGCATAGAAGAAATTTTGAAGTCTCTTGTATGTAAAACTAACTCACACCGATTGAGCTAAGCCAAGATTAATCTTCTTTCCCCGCAAAAGAGGCTTAGTAATATCCATATGGACCCCAATGCACATGAACTCCCCCATGCTATCTCCCCCTTCTCTAGATCAACTTCCTCTACCCTTTCTATGGCCTTCCCAATAGCATTGCTCATATAATCATTTCTGGCCATTAAGGGCAGGTTATGAATTCTAACCCAAAAAGGAGCTTCAACCAACTTAACTTGATGAACTTGTTGAAATCCATCCACTTCACTCACCAACAcaagatatttatcaaacaTCCAAGGCCATTCTCTCTTCACCCAATCCTTATCACGTACATCTTCGAATTCAGCAATGAACAAAGTTGGATCTAGATCACTTACATGCATTAGCTTCACAGGTCTCCAGACTCTTTGCAGGGTTTGCTTAAAGGCCAATTTACTGAAATGTTTCTTTGTAagcaacttaaaaattaaacaacGTTCACCTCTTTCGAATATCCTCCAGCTTTGAGGAATCTACCGTTATCTCCTCAGCTTCTTTTTCTACAAGGGAGAGGCGTTGGCAAAGGCTCTCCAAGTCCATCTTCACCAACTAAATCACACACACACCGGATGAAATCTTAAAGATAGCGCAAAGGAAATCTTGTACATTGATAGGAAGAAAGCCTCTACAACAGTGAGAACTTGTGAGAGGATACTTGTAATATGTCAATTTTTGTACAGAAAGAATATTTTTACTCGTTACTTCTATACCATAtatgatatttaattttttattattattaaattaaaataagtctTTTATTTgtcatctatatattatatatttgataaataaaaaaaatttaaaaagtaaaaatattacatgTAGTATTCGGTATAAATTATATGTAGTATACAGTACAGAGAGGAGGAGCAcgattttttatttagaaatatatttttggtgtttcaaaacaaaggagaaaaacTAGGGGTGTCAAATAGTATTAacaggtcgtgttcgtgtcgtgtcaaagcatgtatattatactatataggtaaaTCCTAACCCAACCCTTTAAACTTAtcatgtcaaaatctcaaaccctaacatgaCCCACTAACATAACGtatcgtgtcgtgtcaacccgttttaactcattaatgaatattactaaataggttGACATGATACAATACGACCTATTTCaaattgtttatataaatgagttgaatagaCCTAAAATTAACCTATTtgacttaattaaatttaacataattttttgtaaatgttaaaatcacaatatctataaaaattataaaactaactataagtctaaaattacaatctaaacaataaaaattttaaaattaaaattctaataattttacttttgagTAGAAGGGTATAactgtaattttaactttcttaacgtgtcataatggGTTATAACAGGTTGACtcattatcaacccgttaagcaatcgtgtcttaacgggtcaatttattttaatccaAATCTATTAAGATTAAATCCTAACTCATTATTATCGTGTCGTATTCGTATTAAATTAACGATCGTATATCAAATTGTACCCTTAAGAAAAACAATGGGTCGAGACGGCTTCCACAGGTCGCAACTAGGTCAGAGTCCCAATTCCGTATAAGTTTACCAGTGTAGCAAGTAGCAACCGAGGTGGAGGTTTGAAAGGCCATACATTTTCCAGAAGGGTTGTGGCCTTATCTCcctctcttcttctttatcTTGGTTCTGCGCCCCATTCCCTCCTTTGAAAAGCCTCCACGCCTCCCTCTACCCGTCTCAGTATTTCTAACGTTTTGCATTTATACGTTTATattatttaagtactttttagCAAGCACAGTCTTGTCACTAAATACGGTAGTTTTGCTTTTAAAGATGGCTTCTTTCATAGGCGTTTCGTCCATTTACAGAACTCCAACACTCGAGCTCTGTAGAAGGACGACAACATTAACAACAACGCCTCTGCTTTCGTTACCATTATCGGACAAGTCTCATCTCATTAATGTTCCGAAAGCCTACAACACCGGCCAAAAGCCCTTCTCTTTCGAATCCGGCGGTACACTTAGGAGTGGCTTCAAGCAGCAGAGCCTTGGTTTGGTTCCGTCCGCGATTGCGACCCCCAATTCTTCGGTACTAAGTGAAGCAGCATTCAAAGGCCTCAGTGGTGGTTCCCCAGAAGACTCTCTGGATGAATATTATGACTCTGAGGTGGAACCATCTTCTGCTGCCTCTGCGGGTGAGGAAGAAGTCACCATTTCCAAATTGGGTTTGCCTCAGAGTCTCGTCGATACCCTCGAGAGCCGTGGGATTACTCACCTTTTCCCCATTCAAGTAttatcctctctctccctctctccctttttCTCCTGAACAACtttccttttttcaatttttttttttttaatttcctgaATTGTTTGAACGAAAATAACTTttcattaaacaaaatttaggaATTTAAAGAAAGCTGCTTTTGCCAGCCTTGCTTGGTCACTGAgaatttttagatgaaaattttgagttttaagataaaatattaaaatattattgttttgaaatttgaaaaaattaagaaaaagttgaattatttattatattttatattaagatttgaaaaagttgtaatgatgagataagaattttgaatttgagataaaaatttcaaGCGGCCAAACATAACTATTAAATACTCTTCTATGTTTTGTACGAGAGACTTGTAGAAAGCACAAACATAAAACTTCCCTTTGTTCAACGGATTCCAGATGATCCTATATGCCTCTCCCACCCTCACTCTAGTGGAGTAGACAAGATTGCAGTACTCAATGAATGCTTCAATTTTCAAATCTTGTAcggctttgaaaaaagtgaccTTCCATTAAGGAAAGCCATTGGACAGCTCTGGGAGATTTGAAACTGAGGCTTCTTGCGACCTCGCAATTCCAAAGTTTTTGGGATATACTTCCTGTATGGACTTGTTACCACACCATAGGTCATGCCAAAACTTGATTCTAAACCCATTCCCCATCTCAAATTGAATGTAAATAGAGAAAGTcccccaccctcttcttatgTGCTTTCAATCTCTATCCCATATGGTCCACTCACCTCATTTGTGCTCCATCCACCCCAATCCTCACCAAAAATTGAGTCAATTATGGTCCTCCATACAGCCCCCCTTTCCAATGGGTATCTATCTACATAACCATTTTAACAATAAAGTGCTATAAAAAACCAAGagattccaaattttcaaacctCCTTTGAGATTGGAGAGCATACCATGGACCATTTCACCAAATggaatttaaactcatcatCCATTCCGCCCCATAAAATTCATTCTCTAGCCTCTATATGGTGAGCTGCCTTAATGGGAAGTGGGAACAAGGACGAGAAATAAGTAGGCAAGTTGGAAAGAGTGTTTTTAATCAAAGTTACCAGATAGAATTTAGGCCATGTTAAGTATAAACCCAACCCAAGATATGGGAGATAAGTGCATGAGAGAACATGATGAATAAATTATAAAGTGTGGGAGTTCAGGAGCCAAGAGTGTCATGGGTACTTAATGTCTAAAGATAAGCAGAATAGCAGTTATGCATGGATAGAGCAGCTGTAACGTGTATTGCATGCCATGTGCATTCTAAGTGTTATTAACTTTTatcattagtttgaaaattttgtatttaaattatgtctgatacttatcaaaaaaaaaaattgtgtctGGGAATGAGAttgaatgagataaaatgagattagatgagaattttgtgtccCATCCCATGCCCCAAATCTGCCCTTAACTTCCTAAGTGCAAGCGCAGgcttgtgtgtgtgtttatttCTATAAGATATGTAGCCGTTTTGGTTTGTTGTTTTATTTACTCTGAACTGTGGTTATTCTCCTTCCCTCATTGGAGATTATCGTGTAATGTTGAGATTCAATGCattctatttttcctttgtgCGTGCGTTCTTCGACTAGGACCTATCATACTTCCCTAGCCAAGAAGGATGGGTGATTGCAGTGAAGAATTGATGATTCCCTCTTTGCCAGTAGCTACTTTAGATATGGCAAGAAGTTTAAGGGTAGGTTTGGCAAGTGTgatgagacacaaaattctcatctcatctcatcattacaactttttcaaattcctacacaaaatataataaacaattctaactttttcaaatccaaaaacaataataatattgaaaaataatattttaaattttcatctaaaactaaacATTCTCATCTCGCTATCCAAACCTACCCTAAGTCAAGTTTGACCTAAGAACCATTAGGTCACTTCATTGATGGCTTAATATGGCTTTGTTAGGTATTAGAATAAGTTCTACTGTTGTCAACTTCAGTGGAGTTAGTTTTGCTTCTTAGAGTACATACAATCAACTGTCATATTAGCAACCCTGATGCTGCTAAAGCAATAGcgttttacttaataatattttggtgTGCAgtttattaatttgatttgtatTCAAACCCTTTTAGCACAGTCCTTGATTATCTAACTGAGTCAAATTAGTTGCTccaaaaatttacttttgtgtaatgcTACCATTATGTAAAGCACACCTATGATCCGGAATAAATATGAACTGATGAATGCATTCTCATGCTTTTCAATGGTATATGATATTTTGTGAGTGCTAAAGTTGGCTTGACTGATAAAAATAAGTTGGCTTTACAAATCAACCTGCCTCTTCTTATTTCATTTCCTAGATTCCGAATTTTCCAGTTTTCCTCTTCTAATTAAGTTTTGCAAttttacactaaaaaaaaaaagttttataattttacctTCTGTTCTATTTTAGGATAAAAATCTTGTTTGCTTTGTTATTCTGAATATCTATCTttgttattttacataaataataactgtgtgtgtgtgtgtgtgtgcatgttcgtgtgtatgtgtgtatttaTGTCTAAGATTCTATATAAACTATGATAGTTTTTTcccttacctataaaaaaaaataatttttcccttTATTCATATAGAGAGCTGTTTTAGTCCCAGCACTGGAAAGTCGAGATCTCATTGCTCGTGCAAAGACTGGGACTGGGAAGACGTTAGCCTTTGGGATCCCAATTATTAAACGCCTTTACGAAGATGACAAACAAAGAGGGTCTCAGAGGTTTTTGGAATATCAAATATGTTAAAAGCTACTTCTTGAAATTTGACCATTTGGTGGTCATGtaattctttatatttttgcaGGCGGTCTGGTCGTCTTCCTAGAGTTTTGGTTCTTGCACCTACACGGGAGCTAGCAAAGCAAGTGGAAAAAGAGATTAAAGAGTCTGCACCTTATTTAAATACTGTATGTGTTTATGGAGGTGTTTCTTATGTCACACAGCAGAATGCACTTTCCCGTGGAGTTGATGTAGTTGTTGGGACTCCTGGTCGAATAATCGACCTGATAAAAGGTAATAGCCTCAAATTGGGGGAAGTTCAATATTTGGTCCTTGATGAAGCTGATCGGATGCTTGCGGTTGGCTTTGAGGAGGATGTGGAAGTAATTTTGGAAAAGCTTCCACGTGCGCGTCAGAGCATGCTGTTTTCTGCAACTATGCCTGGTTGGATAAAGAAACTGACACGGAAATATTTGAATGACCCGTTGACAATTGATTTGGTAcaacttctttcttttttattctccAAAGAATTTCAGAACCTTCATGTTTCCACATCATTTGTGATTAGATAATCTCATGGGATGAGGCATATAAGCATCTCCAGCATCTCCTTGTAGTATGCATTTTGAGAGGTATACTATCAATGTTGGTTACGGACACCTTGTGTATGGTTTCCCTATCACTTATAATAGTCCATGACATGTTCTTTCTAACAGCACAAGGGGTGAGCACAAGATGCTTATCGCCTTATCATATTGAAAATGCTTAGcgataaaataagaaaaaataatgtgaaCTGCTATTTAGCTTGATTTGAACTGTGAGATTTGGGatacttgttttttctttcttgtaatGCTTGATGCAAGCTTCAAATTGTGACATTCCCCCATGATAAAATGatcacttttttcaatttttttttttttacttccacTGGAAGATTCTTTTATGGGTAAAGTTATTAGCAAGGTTAAAGCTTTTGCTTATGGCATTTGAGAAATCTTCATGTTCAGCCTTCTGTCTAGTGGCCCAGATTTCTCAACATGTAATAGTTAAACATGACATACTTCTGATGATGCTTtgagttataaataaataatgtccATGTTTAACATCAGTATTAAAGCAAGAGTGGAAATTAAGGGCTCGTTTGAACACTTGGAGTATCTTAGGGGATgtttggggaatgagatgagatgagaaatctgtgaatagtagtgaaatgatttgagttaagatgttttatggggttttaaaaaaaagagagaaaaagtttaaaaatattataaagtttaaatatttttagaatataattttttaatatatgtatatatattttttgtatttgaaaaagttgaatatttgaaattgaaaagtattgtgtttgagtgatgtttgggaatgaaatgaaatgggaaattttgagatgagatgaaatcatCTCTATTCGCAAACAACTCCTTACAATTCTGTGAATGGTGGGgaaatggcttgagttaagatgttttattaagtattggaaaatgagagagaaaaagttgataaaaaaaaataagatattattttttaatattatttttattttgaagtttgtaaaaattgtatttgtttttgtgtttggataatgattagatgaaaaagattaaaatttgaaattgaaaagtatttctGTTTGAGTGATAATTGGGAATAAAATTGCGAGAAGTTTTAAGAACTTTGAGACCCACCCgtgggtagcccaagtggtaagggTGGACTTGTGCGCATGAGTCCCATGTCACAAGTTCATTTGCCCCGGGGATCAATCATCAAACTgcgatttaagtgggaggccatggcaGTTGATTGTTGTGCTAGTCTCCCTaggggtttaggttccatgggtgagtcctaagggTTCTGCTGTGGGGGTTCCCCTGTcatcaaaagaaaacaaaaaaattaagaattttgaGAATTCTGTGTCTCATCTCTGTGTCCAAATGAGCCCTATgtttcaaatcttatttttgtCCATTTCTCTTCCCCTCCATAGGTTGGTGATCAAGATGAAAAGCTCGCTGAAGGGATAAAGCTTTATGCTATAACAGCCACTGCAACTTCGAAGCGCACCATTCTTAGTGACCTTATAACGGTAAGAGGTGGCAATCATATGCTAGTATTTTAGCTGATGCTTTGtaatctaatttataattagaagTCTTGATAATTCATAAAGCCTTGACCATTTGGCAAATCCACAATGATGAAGATCTCTCTCAAGTCTTATTAGTTGTTAGTCTTTACTTTGTATGTATTTGAATCTATATTTCCATTACTCTTATTATgtgatttattaataatcatgtTAACCGTCTGTATACCTCTCAATCAATAGaatattttctttacttttctaaaGGCTCAAGGTCAAAtatacatgaaaaaatatttgacattcattatttaaaaaaattgaactttTTTTCCTGGTTACTCTCTTGTTTCTAgtgttctttttttataattatctcTTGTACTAGTTTTCTAATATTTCAGGAGATATTGTTGTCAAATTTCATTGCATCATTAGTGTCTCTGTGGACAActgactgataaaaaaaaaagtctctgTGGATGACTCGTctaatttcatttaaaacccagggggatttcttttttattttttttttttttttttttacattttaccGAGTGTGAATTTACTTTTCAGGTATATGCAAAGGGTGGGAAGACCATTGTTTTCACACAGACTAAACGTGATGCCGATGAAGTCTCAATGGCATTAACAAATAGCATTGCTTCCGAAGCATTGCATGGAGATATATCTCAACATCAAAGGGAAAGAACATTAAATGGATTTCGACAAGGGAAATTCACAGTGCTTGTCGCCACTGATGTTGCATCCCGCGGACTTGATATCCCAAATGTTGACCTAGTAAGTTTGTGGAGTTTCTTTATGATTGATAATGGAGTTTTTTATGATCGATAATAAAATTCATGTATTAGCTTTGTGGATCCTGGTATCATGTGTTTCCTAAGATAAAATCTAGCATCATAAGAAtaagttttcaaaaaaaaaaaaaagatacgaAATTGTAGCAGAATTCCGCTCGTATTGGGACTCTTCACTCCTGTGTCTAAT
This genomic interval from Carya illinoinensis cultivar Pawnee chromosome 2, C.illinoinensisPawnee_v1, whole genome shotgun sequence contains the following:
- the LOC122295760 gene encoding DEAD-box ATP-dependent RNA helicase 3, chloroplastic-like, with amino-acid sequence MASFIGVSSIYRTPTLELCRRTTTLTTTPLLSLPLSDKSHLINVPKAYNTGQKPFSFESGGTLRSGFKQQSLGLVPSAIATPNSSVLSEAAFKGLSGGSPEDSLDEYYDSEVEPSSAASAGEEEVTISKLGLPQSLVDTLESRGITHLFPIQRAVLVPALESRDLIARAKTGTGKTLAFGIPIIKRLYEDDKQRGSQRRSGRLPRVLVLAPTRELAKQVEKEIKESAPYLNTVCVYGGVSYVTQQNALSRGVDVVVGTPGRIIDLIKGNSLKLGEVQYLVLDEADRMLAVGFEEDVEVILEKLPRARQSMLFSATMPGWIKKLTRKYLNDPLTIDLVGDQDEKLAEGIKLYAITATATSKRTILSDLITVYAKGGKTIVFTQTKRDADEVSMALTNSIASEALHGDISQHQRERTLNGFRQGKFTVLVATDVASRGLDIPNVDLVIHYELPNDPETFVHRSGRTGRAGKEGTAILMFTSSQRRTVRSLERDVGCKFEFVGAPSIEEVLESSAEQVVATLTGVHAKSIEFFTPTAQKLIEEQGIGALAAALAQLSGFSQPPSSRSLINHGQGWVTLQLTQHPPYSSRYLSTRYVTGLLSDIYPAAADEVGKIHLIADERVQGAVFDLPEEIANELLNRQTPPGNTISKITKLPALQDDGPPSDYYGRFSSRDRNNGRGSRDRRSLRSSRGWGNGQNSDSDDGFFSSGNRSYRTDNSWSRFSKSSGDDWLIGGRQSRTRDRGFGGSCFNCGRSGHKASECPNKKSY